A single genomic interval of Zingiber officinale cultivar Zhangliang chromosome 4A, Zo_v1.1, whole genome shotgun sequence harbors:
- the LOC121972059 gene encoding uncharacterized protein LOC121972059, whose amino-acid sequence MLPQLEPKAESAAPNGTYAKIGDINRQEIGGEQKPGASSGGEVESNSSVVELHQVKPEDGFVDNRPVRSDELARPGSLDLERDKEINDFFDPNGSVSSYSNNELGRNPSTPSGEYFDAFEEISSDGTSQSSSWKFEELRDLRLNISMEIERCKQAEEATEALQNQWQMLSDHLSSVGLQLPAPSTFPVDDIEQPDIDPAEDLCQQIVVSHFVADAIERVVSSAEEEMVMEPLIESKNFEIARLQDRLQYYETANREMSQRNRKALELAREQRNMRKRRQRWIWSSIGLAATVIITALAWSYHPLSRSSSAGEGNATESHRE is encoded by the exons ATGCTGCCGCAGCTGGAGCCAAAGGCTGAGTCTGCGGCCCCAAATGGTACCTACGCTAAGATTGGTGACATTAATAGGCAAGAGATTGGCGGGGAACAGAAACCTGGTGCTTCAAGCGGAGGCGAAGTTGAATCAAACTCTAGTGTGGTTGAACTTCATCAAGTGAAGCCTGAAGACGGATTTGTGGATAATAGGCCTGTTAGATCAGATGAATTGGCTAGACCTGGCTCTCTGGATCTTGAAAGAGACAAGGAGATCAATGATTTCTTCGATCCCAACGGCTCAGTTAGCTCATACAGCAACAATGAGCTCGGTAGGAACCCTTCTACTCCTTCAGGGGAGTATTTTGATGCCTTTGAAG AGATATCCAGTGATGGCACTTCACAATCTTCCAGTTGGAAATTTGAAGAGCTGCGCGACTTGAGGCTGAATATATCGATGGAAATAGAGAGATGCAAGCAAGCTGAAGAAGCAACTGAGGCCTTGCAAAACCAATGGCAGATGCTGAGTGATCATCTGTCATCTGTGGGATTGCAGCTTCCTGCTCCTTCAACTTTTCCTGTTGATGATATAGAACAACCTGACATTGATCCTGCAGAGGACTTGTGCCAACAGATTGTGGTTTCTCACTTTGTGGCTGATGCTATAGAAAGGGTTGTTTCTAGTGCTGAGGAAGAGATGGTTATGGAACCTTTGATCGAATCCAAGAACTTTGAGATTGCTAGGTTACAGGACCGGCTCCAGTATTATGAAACTGCAAACAGAGAGATGTCTCAGAGAAACCGAAAAGCTTTGG AATTGGCACGAGAACAACGCAATATGCGCAAGAGGAGGCAGAGATGGATTTGGTCCTCAATCGGCCTCGCTGCAACTGTCATTATAACTGCTCTGGCATGGTCGTATCATCCTCTTTCAAGGTCTTCTTCTGCAGGCGAAGGCAATGCTACCGAGAGCCATCGAGAATGA
- the LOC121973007 gene encoding uncharacterized protein LOC121973007 yields MDPVTAEKVAARRRLGRLHALFRCVEACLALLLVFWSSLRGYATARLAVGLLGRLLTGHLFIFLLGNAIVLTLLALSCRHVGARDASGGDMYDQFLACQSRAAPSRPTSLAAEVEEVATPLPGKDKKARRACRISRSVKIKRRWSGTVDLRRSGSDVSGVEAKPDVDAEEFRRMIESFIEMQQKRFQREESMAGVASSFLEEQPHRHTVTCS; encoded by the coding sequence ATGGACCCGGTGACGGCGGAGAAGGTCGCGGCCAGGCGCCGCCTAGGCCGCCTCCACGCGCTCTTCCGCTGCGTCGAGGCCTGCCTCGCGCTGCTGCTCGTCTTCTGGTCCTCTCTCCGAGGGTATGCCACGGCAAGGCTCGCCGTCGGCCTCTTGGGCCGCTTGCTCACCGGCCACCTATTCATCTTCCTCCTTGGCAACGCGATCGTCCTCACCCTGCTTGCGCTGTCCTGCCGCCATGTGGGAGCCAGAGACGCCAGCGGGGGCGACATGTACGACCAGTTTCTGGCGTGCCAAAGCAGGGCTGCACCATCGCGCCCAACGTCTCTGGCGGCAGAGGTGGAGGAGGTGGCTACTCCCCTGCCGGGGAAGGATAAGAAGGCGAGGCGAGCGTGCCGGATAAGCCGGTCGGTGAAGATTAAGCGCCGGTGGAGTGGTACAGTGGATCTCCGGCGGTCCGGCTCGGACGTCTCCGGCGTGGAGGCGAAACCTGACGTGGACGCCGAGGAATTCCGGCGGATGATAGAATCGTTCATCGAGATGCAGCAGAAGAGGTTCCAGCGAGAGGAATCCATGGCCGGAGTTGCCTCTTCCTTCCTGGAGGAACAACCACACCGGCATACTGTAACTTGCTCCTGA